CAATCGTGGGTTCGGATGATATCAGGGGTTAAAACCCTACATCTCCATGGAATCAATGAAGGTAAAATTGTGTGATACACGAAAATCGTGATGATTATAAATTGCTTATTGATCTTAAACATCTATTCCCGTTAATTTTTTACAATTACAAAAACATCTATTCCAGCATATTGATTATTGTTGTAAATTTCAACCATAAATTCATAGAGAAAACAAAGTGATCTAAACTCATAATACTAACCTGACATATGGATATGGAAATCTTGCAGGTAGAACTGGAATGAGGATTAGAACTTTAATGAAGCAGTTTGATGTAAgcttaatgaaaaaaaaatcgcAGAAGCAATTGAACATTAAGAAGACGAATGAGGTGTTTCAAAATTTTGGATTTCACGTTTTGAGGTAAAGTTATATGCTTGAATATTGGAAAAAGATTACGttttttatgattttattgttGTTGGATCTTTATTAGATATAATTTTGTTCatttttttggaatttaaaagattACAACTAAAAAATAgtttaatattcgaatttcatCTAAAAAGGGAGTATAGAATATTAGGAAATAGTAAATTGAATATAGGTTATTTATAGAAGATAAGTAAATATGCTGCAACCATTACAAAAATGTATGAATTAATTGAAGAGAATCAAAGATATAAAATTTGTTTACAATTGgttattgattatttattaaaaataacataTTTATCGTGAGAAAAATAATACTTATTCTAAATAATAGACATAAATGTTCCATGTTTAAAATAATCAAcataaatattataaataataGACAATAAGAACACAACACATAGAAGTTGGTTTCTATTAAATGTAATTATTCAAATCTTGTATCTAGATTACATAAATGGTCACTACATTTTAAAACTTAACTTACATCTTCCACTTTTAAATATAGCAACACATGAAGAGGTTAAAAAAGAACAGGATGTCATTTTATGGGTTCCTGTTTATAAAGAAGCCATCGATTACAACAGCTttgtataaatataatataaaaattagtTAGACCATTTTTCCGATAACCAAATTGTGCGTTATCTTCTTTTCGATTTTCTTAATTAACAAAAAATTTAGATTATGTAAAGGATAAACATCAGCATTCCTACATCTAAGCACTCACGTCAATCATCAAATAGGCTTACATCACCTACAACGATTGGACATACCAATCGATTGCAGCCGGTTACGTACACCAAGAACCCTTCACCCTTTCTCATCGCATTTAATACCCCTCTACACCACTCAATAGCTTCGACCTTCTTATAAATCACAAACCCCATAACATCTACATACCACATCCAATCACACTACCCATCGGAAAACCAAAAGCAAAACCACTCCCACAAAATGAAACCGGCTGAAATGGAAAGCATCATTCATATGCTGATTGGCCAGGCGGAGGAAGAGCTGGCCGCTTTAACAAAGCTCGAAAGCGATTTCTACTTCAACCAGGAGATGAAGAACGAACTGCTGGAGAACATGAGCCGCCGACCAAAGTATACCAACTACCTAGATATGAAGGAAGTCATCAACAACAGTACGTACGTGGCATAAAAAAGAATCATGGCGATTTACAGTCTAAAGAAGGAAACTGAAACAACTATCCAGGAGCTCAGGAAACTACTCAAAACACTTCCAGAAGATGATCAGCCATATATGGactgatcaaaaacaaaaaaatctcCAACTCTTTTGTCATCTTATTATCCATGGTCTCTTTAAATCGTTTTCTCTTTTGATGCTCTACTTATGAACAGATGCATGGTTCAACCTTGTATTCACCTTTAAGAAATATAATCTATCGTTTATGTCTATTTTGTCATTCCATATATAAACCGTAATGCACACACACAATAAACCACATGTGAAGCATGTTTATGAAGTTTTATTCTCCTGGAAATTGTCTATTCCGTTGTCAGGTACTAAACCGTACCTTTTGCTTTTCAACATAAAGTGATAATTTTTTCACATTACCAACTCTCTTCAACATAAATATAGATAAGAAACACCTATTATGTATGTATTCacattttcatatgttttatctCCTCAACATAGAGAAAGCAACAAACCAAAAAGGTTTCATCCGACCCCCGCATCGCGGGGGCTCCCCCTCTAGTTTATGATATTTAGAGGTTACATAGAAaccaatgaaagtacattgtcattaAAGGAATGTTCCattaatattaaaccaaaaaacaTTTTAAAGTACAATGGTATAACCATAAGATTTAAAtggtttaaaatgaaaaaaagtaGGATTCATCAATATgatgaaaaaaattataaagtaaacaGCCGTTAAAGGGAATGTTCCATTctaaaaaataacataataatgaTATTTACTGGTTAAagggacaccatatgggtaataatcgaccgactgacgaaatctgcccatttcctgccaatcaaagaatcctacaagatggagagactgacgcggttgtacctacgagaaatcgtaagactccatggagtgccaaaatctatcatctcggatagggacagtaggttcacatcgcgcttttggcaatcactccacaaggcaatgggaactcatctcgatatgagcaccgcatatcacccacaaatggacggtcaaagtgaacgaaccattcaaacgcttgaagacatgcttcgtgcatgtgtgatagactttgggaagtcttgggatacccacctaccgttgatcgagttctcatataacaacagttatcattcgagcatcaaggtggctcctttcgaagcactgtacgggcgtaaatgtagatcaccgttatgctaggctgaagtaggtgacacccagctagcaagaacgcatacgtcggacagggcactaacgggaccggagatcattcgcgaaaccacagaaaagatcgtccagatcagagctcgattacaagcatcgcgtgaccgacaaaagagctacgccgataaacggcgaaagcccttagaattccaggtcggtgatcgagtactgttgaaagtctcactctggaaaggggttatacgtttcggaaaacggggaaagctgaacccacgatacattggacctttcgaaatcgtcgcccgaataggtccggtagcatacagactacaactacccgcggagctaaacggtgtacaccccgtgtttcatgtctctaatctgaagaagtgcctatcagatgaaacccttgtcattcctcttgacgaaatcgaaatcaatgagaatctcctgttcgtcgaagaaccaatcgaaatcatggacagggaggtgaagcgtactaagcagagtcgcatcccgatcatgaaggtacggtggaacgcaaagcgtgggccagaattcacgtgggaacgcgaagatcaaatgaagcaaaagtaccctcacctattctagcattctcaaatctagctttcaaacagaatttcgggacgaaattccctctaacggggggatgatgtcacaactggaaattttgtgtcctgtaatctatacactcaagttaatgtgaatcaaaaacttaagaacatgattaacacctactattatgacatcaaaaacttcaatcaaatacatcatacaagtgctacaaatagtcatTAAACAATTgaagaccctagaagtccttgtttaagtccactttggactaggacttccttattggatccaaatggaccaataagcttccaattagactatcatgggcttagaaccctaattgggctctaattggacccacactaacttatttcaacattttgggccatgttgggcctaggatgaaatgaattaaaagctttgatccatgaataccctaaactagtccaacaaaaatggaaagaaatcatactatattcttttatgttgaaactcacccaaactaactctaatattgggcttaggagcaaaaagcccaaattttcctttttccttccatgttttcggcccaaaacaagcccaagaggagggtttgactttctcatgccacctcattattaaccAAAAGATATCCATGCATGAaactcatacttccaagcacctatctcatcaaagatcacttctcttctctcctctctctcactctcggccatattcaaacacacacacaaaaaagaaaaaaaattcactcattcttctctcaaagaaactctctcattcttctccataatttcgaaatctaagaagctttcaagaggatctttcaagttaatcatcatcttagaagtcaccaaactcgagatctaccaaggaaaggtggtaaggccgaaaatcacttcattttttcttccatcttctcttcaaaaccgaaaccacacccaaggtgagcttcataccccctattttctgtttttatgagttttgtgtggggggggggggggaatacaagtgaaagtgtagatctatatgtgttttgtatgccttgtatgatttccatgcttatatgtgtgttgttgtgtgttataatgttggatctagccataaaacccctcaaaaccgagatatactttatgttaaatgattctagcatcaaatatatttctacatacaaagtgttcctagaaaaatagctaaatggcttagtaacattttctttgggttaaaaacacaatttttggacctaaaatgtgaaaaatacaaagttaagggcccaaattgacatatcacaaattctgatggatgaggtgtgttaaaacagtttcaataacacaatttctggaaatatactcatttggaggattaaaaacataaatttcaagcttaatgggctaaaaatgacattttcggcccaatgaggcccattatgcgagattttctgttttggagggccaaaactgtatttttctgtaaaacagtggactataagtgttccaagtccttttcaaaggtttaaaatgctttttaaatttaaaaaggaccaaagttgcaaaaattttacaatttgggccaaaattgtcaaagttgcgaaaaagaagggctattaccgagaaaactgcaatttcagggactaaaactgttttcattgaaaaatatgctgaaaaatatcaaattcaataatttttggtgttaaaatgtcaagaaaaatgatttaaggatcaaaccggaaagttatttaattaaagggttgaaaaagtaaattttacaaacaatgaggggctgaaaacagaaaacttccaaggctaattcaatacacgcaatttgatcaaatgatggcaccgcgactatcgacgaaatacaatacacgacaataccaaaagtcgttgttaaacgaattagttcggtctcgaaccaataaaaatccgaaactactaacacgatgacactacgattcataaaggtaacgtttgggaattcaatatacatgcgagtgtgcacagacgtctacgcaccatctttgggccccaaaagtgtaaaatcttgtttgttgggcctagctagcccaatgacctgatcttaaggcccaaagacctctatcttacgaagtgttgggttttaccgatctaacacaacgtaaaaggaccttcaatggcttgtatactattggtccccaagggtcctttggtattgctagtaaagtcgacatttcatgcgaggcgggtctgggaccccttgtacatttttttatccccaaccggttaatggagtcatcggggccttcgtgtcctctttctcttcggatgtgggactacacgtagtcagggcagttggataacgtgattagtacggacgacgcctacgggatcgttagtatagctataaactggtcgtttgtgtaatgcgtgtttgtagcaattaatcatgctcaaaaataatccaacgtcgcctgggactgacactacacgctatgcaatggtttcagtgtgacttcatggaattcaaggaattaggaaaacatcgggttttcctagggtttttcaatacatatagattcgaaatgcatacaactttaACGAACAAttgttttacaagtatagaaacaaacaagcatacctatggatcttcacaaacgttttcaaaagctttacttttcagaaaatatcggattttctggtggttttcaaacgatacgaaacattgtttttttttcaaataccgcttatgaactcaccaacatttcacatgttgacgtttttcaaaatacttgtattctcacggaaccagtgaatcaaaggaaatcatattcagtgatggcttgcagtttatttatgtacgaatcgaacaatttatttttgggaatgtaatgtttaaacaatatacttcatgtaaactctactggttgtactatattaatgcatggtgacgaatgttgttacgtttcatatatattcaatgttatggtattcaattgagtcacgacagcccccgaacgtttccgccgcctggttcgggggtgtgacaataaccaaaacaaatgataaaaatatattaaatgtGTCTTATAACCAATAGAAACTCACTTTTCCTTTTTTGGAATCAAGAGTGGAGTTTCCTCTGCGGTTGAAATTCTTTTAGCCTTAGTTGAACTTAAATCATATCCAGAATCAACATCATAAATTTCTTGGAGGTTGCGCTTCAAATCACATGATATTTTGCTTGGACTTGTTGTAGTTGACTTATCAACTGTTGAGGGTGTAAAACTTTCGTCTGTTTGTGAGATCACatcctaattttaaaaaaaataataataactgtTTAATTCCTAAAAAAAATaactaatataattaaaagtttataaaataaaatgaaaaacctTTTGAACAGGCTGTACAACATTATCGGattccaaagcaacttgatttaAGGAGACAGATTGAATACTCTAAAAAATAAAATGGAAATATGTCAATCGTTATGTACTTTAACAGTAAAGAATTGTAAATTTTCAACAATAAAAGATTACATACCATAAGTTCTATTTTACTTTCTAATTCAGAAACAATGGACATATCTTCTGTAACTCTGAGAACTGTATAGATGTTATTATAGTTGTTGACATTGTATTCTGTAATATCTACAACAAAACCAAACTTGCGGTTTTTCAACACGTTAAGTTGCATTGGAAATAGGGCATCACTGTCTCCGGCCTGTaagatatattttaataaattaaaaaaataaagtaaatgtTTTCTGATTTTAAAGGTATGAATAATATACCGCATCATGTATCTTTCTCAACTCGTAGGCACTTATATTTAACAACCTCATTGCTTCCCTATCAAAAAGAGTCAATCCAATGGTTCCAGTACAATCTTGTACATTAATTGGAATTATAtacctaaaacaaaaaaaattatgtcaTTGTTAGTGTTGTTTTAAGATTGACAAAATTAATAGAAATAAATATGTCTATACTTTATAACTGACTGAAATTCAGATTTTTTGCATTGTGCATTTGTACACTCGACAACCATAGTTTCTGAAATTCCCTCAGGGTTGGTATACGAATGATTGGTTTTGGGAACAGGgataattttttttccacattttTTGCATGCTTTATAATACCATGGTAGATTCTGCCTTATATTAACAATGGAAGCAACTAATAAAAACTTCATTTCCTGTATCATATCAAATGTAAAacttattaaaataaattatgCAAAAATAAAATGTAAAACATATCAAATAATACCATATACCTTAATTGGTTCGGTGATCTCACAAActgtttttaatgaaaaattgtCCTTAAAGTCATCTGTATATGAAGAAGAGTAGCTTTGAAGTGTAGTTATGCTTTTTTCAGTTATACCGAAATTGTCATGACATTTCAACCTGTGATGTTTAATTTAGATTCATGAATATTAGGTTTTGTGTTTTTTTAAGTTAAAAtacattataaaaaaataaaaaacaattggAAACTAACTTATTTTTAAACTCATTTATTTCATAAATGTCAGAATTTATGAACAATTTCGTTACTTCAAAATGACTTTTAGCTTCACCAAGACCTGTAAAAAATGTATAtccaattaataaaaattatataaaaacagtAATTATAAACATCTATATATAAAGACTGAATACAAACCATTCCAAATGTTTAGCTTCAAAAACTGCATCACGATAACAACAAAATTAACCGTCGGGTTATTTTTTAGGTATTCTGAAATTTGATATGCTTGACTTCCAAAAATAGTAACCTTCAGATGTACATAACTAAATAAACCATAAAAtagtatattaatattaatttgtgattaattaaagataataaataataaataaataataaaatataatctCACTCTATGTTGCTAAGAGTGAGTTTTATATAATGC
The genomic region above belongs to Lactuca sativa cultivar Salinas chromosome 4, Lsat_Salinas_v11, whole genome shotgun sequence and contains:
- the LOC111892250 gene encoding uncharacterized protein LOC111892250 yields the protein MEIGNKVYLNNIDQIDEKSHIKVRVLKIWNFVRNNKVCSIEMIIMDEEGTQYQARVFNHNFSRFRHLLKEDESYIVIKPNMAAVTNGFSYTDLNFGLEKHPKKIYVHLKVTIFGSQAYQISEYLKNNPTVNFVVIVMQFLKLNIWNGLGEAKSHFEVTKLFINSDIYEINEFKNKLVSNFCEITEPIKEMKFLLVASIVNIRQNLPWYYKACKKCGKKIIPVPKTNHSYTNPEGISETMVVECTNAQCKKSEFQYIIPINVQDCTGTIGLTLFDREAMRLLNISAYELRKIHDAAGDSDALFPMQLNVLKNRKFGFVVDITEYNVNNYNNIYTVLRVTEDMSIVSELESKIELMSIQSVSLNQVALESDNVVQPVQKDVISQTDESFTPSTVDKSTTTSPSKISCDLKRNLQEIYDVDSGYDLSSTKAKRISTAEETPLLIPKKEK